ACAATCGCACTATTTACATTTTTTATAATTATTTACGATAAAGCAAGCGGACTAAGTAGCGAAGAAAAAAGAGAGATAGGGATACTTAAGGCAATTGGCTGGAGAGTTGATGATGTTTTAAAGGAGAAGTTTTATGAGGGTTTTATTATTTCGTTTTTTTCATATCTGCTTGGTGTCTTACTCTCTTTAGCCTTTGTATACATCCTTAAAGCACCATTTTTGCAAAATATTTTTACAGGGTATTCAGAGTTGAAAACATCTTTTGAGTTACCTTTTGTTTTTGACATTCAAACACTGTCCCTTATCTTCTTTTTAAGTGTGCCAATTTATATAGCCGCTATTATTATCCCATCTTGGAGAAGTGCTACACTAGACAGCGACGAGGTTATAAGATGATTGAGTTGAAAAATATAACTAAAAAATATGAAATAAATAAAAACAATATTATAACGGCAATAGATAATATAAACTTATCTATTAAAGAAGGTGAATTGGTCGTTTTAAGAGGTCCAAGCGGAAGTGGAAAAAGTACTATTTTATCACTTATTGCAGCTCTTAGTAAGCCTACTAGCGGAGAAGTTATTGTTGATAAAAAAAGAATCTCTAAACTATCAGATGATTTTGCATCAGATTTCAGGCGTGACAACATAGGTTTTATTTTTCAAAAGTATAATCTTCTTGCAAATCTTAGTGTTAAAGAAAATATTATTCTTCCTCTTATCCCGATGAATCTACATGTAGATGTTATTGAGCAAAAACTATCAAGAGTTTTAGACATGTTTCATATAGAGCATAAAAAAGATATTCTAGTTAAAAATTTGTCCGGCGGGGAACAGCAAAGGGTAGCCATAGCTCGCGCATATATCAATGAACCTAAAATAATTTTAGCTGATGAGCCAACTGCAAACTTGGACAAGAATCTTTCACTTGCATTTATAGCGATATTAAAAGAGCTAAAAGCTCAAGGGAGAACAGTTGTTATAGCTACACATGACCCTGTCTTTTTTACCCTTGATATAGTCGATAGAGAGATAGAAATAAACCAAGGCGTAATTAGCTAATGTTACTCTCTCCACAGGTCTTGACTATACTTATCCTAAATTTTATATTTGCCATTTTTGCAATAGTTGCATTTGCTCTTAGCGCGAATATATTTTTGAAATTTGATATTAACTCTACATCTAAAATTCAATATGATTTAGAGAAGCAAAGTGTTTTAGCTGCTACAATCATTAAGTTTATCTTTGCTATAAAAATTCCACTTTTTTTATTTTTTATTTTTACTATTGATAAAATATCAAATGTATTGACAGGCGCTATGTGCGGGGCAGGAGTCATTGATGCTACTGAATATGGAGCTTATCTAATAGCGCTAAAAATCATAAATCTTTATTTATTTGCTTATTGGCTGAAACTACATGCAGAAGATGTAAAGTATGAGAATCAACCATATACTAAGATAAAGTTTGGAGTATTTATTGCTCTGTTTTTCTTTTTGATGGTTGAGATAATATTGGATGCAGTTATGTTTAACGCAATAGATATAGATAAGATGGTGAGCTGTTGCGGAAGTTTATATTCTAGTTCTTCTTCCTCTGCAATTGGCGCTGTTTTTACATTAGATACAACTACTGTTTTAACTATATTTTATTGTAATTTTTTATTTATAGCACTGTTTTATTTTTTAAAAAAACGACATTTGTTTGCATTGGCAAATATACTTTTTATTGTAGTTGCTTTGATTAGTCTAATCTCTTTTTTTGGTACATATATCTATGCGCTCCCATCACATCATTGCCCATTTTGTTTTTTAAAGCATGACTACTACTATGTTGGGTATATTATATATTTTTTACAATTTATAGGAACATTTTATGGGATAGCAGTTGGTTTTATAAAAGAGTCACAAAAGTCTTATAACATATCAATTTTATTTAATGCTCTTTATGTAGTTTTACTTAGCTTGTATGTAGCAATATATTACATAAAAAAAGGTGTTATGCTCTAAATTGTAAAACAACTCTCATGGTTGACTTGAAAGTTAAACAGTTCTTTTTTTGTTCTTGAACTTTTATATAAATACTGGAGTGATATATTTGCTTCCAATAATTGTTTTGAACTAATACAAGTGCCCCTTATAATAGCTTCTTTCATAGTAGCTCTATCTTCTAGTTTTACGGCTTCATCTGTTTGTGAATTTGTATCTATTTCATAAATATATACAAGTTTGGAATTACCTGTTTTTATATTTACAAGTTTAGTATATCTATCAATTTGTTTAGGAAGTGTTTGTGAGTTGGCTGGCTCATCGACATCAATGATAAATTTGTTTTGTATAGTGGTATAATCTACAAGTTCTTTATTCTGCATCTTCATATCAGTTGCAAAAGTAACTATAGTAAGAAACAATATTATCAAAAGTTGCTTTATCATTGTATATCCTTTGTGATTTTAGTCTTGTTGTCTTCTCATAAAAGATGGAAAATCTAATTCATCACTATTAAAATCACCACCAACAACTATTCTAGGGCGAGCTTTAATTACCGGAGAAGGAGTTTCACTAACAAAATTTTCATTGTTTGTTAAGTCTTTTTCAAAACCAGTTGCTACTATTGTTATTTTCATATAGTTCTCAGGCAATGTTTCATCAGTTGAAGTACCAAATATAACTTCAGCATCATCATGTGCGCTCTCTTGAACTACAATCATAGCATCAGATATTTCCATCATAGGAAAGTTTGGATGCATGTTAAAGTGAACTAATACACCCATAGCACCGTTTATTGACATATTGTCAAGAAGAGGAGACTCAATAGCTGCTTTAATAGCTTCATAAGCAGCATTTTCACCCTCATGCTCTCCAACACCCATTAGTGCCATTCCTTTGTGTCCCATAACAGTTTTTAGGTCTGCAAAGTCAAGGTTGATGTCATTTTCACTATTGGAGAGAATAATTCCAGATGTTCCGCTAACAGCTTGAGCCAAAACACTATCAACAATTTTAAAACTATCTTTTAATCCCAGTTTTCTATCAATAATAGATAGTAGTTTGTCATTTGGTATAACAACTATAGAATCACTCTCTTTTTTAAGCTCATTTAGTCCAGCTTCTGCAAGTTTTAATCTTTTTGGGCCTTCAAATGTAAAAGGTTTTGTTACAACAGAGATAGTTAACGCACCAACTTCTTTAGCAATTTTTGCAACTATTGGGGCAGCACCAGTTCCTGTTCCGCCACCAAGACCTGCAGAAATAAATACAATGTCAGCGCCACTAAGAGCATTCTTGATTTCATCATAATTTTCAACAGCAGAGTCTTCACCAACAGCAGGTTTCATCCCAGCGCCAAGACCCTTTGTCAGTTTAACGCCTATTTGTATTTTTGAAGTAGCTTCTGATTTACTTAGTGCTTGAGCATCTGTATTTATAAGCATCATCTCTATGCCTTTAACACCCTCTTTAAGCATGTGACCAATCATATTTCCACCGCCTCCGCCAACTCCGACTGCGATTATTCTTGCACCACTTGTACTACTTGTTTCTTCAATTAAAAATGCTTCCATAATCTCTCCTTAAAATAACTGGGTTGCCCAGTTCCAAAATTTACTAAATGTTCCTGCTTCGTCACTCTTTTTTTCTTTATTAGAAGAGATGGAAATCATCCTATCTCTTTTTGTTTCATCCGGTGATGGAGGAGTTGGAATATCTGAATCATCACTAAAATCTACACTACTATTTTGTATATGTTCCTCGTTTGAATGTCGAACTCTTTTGTTTACATCTATCTCATATTGTGTATATGATGATGCAGCGTACATAACTAGTCCAATTGCACTTGAGTATTCCGCTGAGCGAAGATTATTAAAAAGACCATCCATCTCCTTAGGCTTTGCAATACGAACGGGGATAGAGCCAAAAGTTGCTACTGCTAAATCTCTTATACCTTCCATTTGGGAAAAGCCACCAGTTAAAACTACACCGGCACCTATCTGATCTTTTAGACCACTGTTCTCTATGAACTGTGCTAAAATCATTAAGGTTTCTTCAACTCTTGCATATATAACATTATGCACAACTTCTAAAGAGACTTCATGAGTAGTTGTTTCATCCCCAATGATAGGTAGCTCAATTAGATCATTGCTTGGAGTAAGTAATGAACCATAATTTAGCTTTACGCTGTCAGCAACATTAAGCGGTGTGTGTAGTGCCATAGATAAATCGCTCGTAACGTGGTTAGATGCAACGCCAAGGAAGTCATTGTATCTAATTGAGTTACCTGAATGGATAATAATATTACTTGTATTTCCACCCATATCTATGAGAGCAACGCCTAATGCTTTTTCATCTTCGTTTAGTGTAGCAATAGATGAGGCATAGCTATTTAAAACAATGTTTTCTACTTCAATCCCAGCTCCGCGTACAGCTTTTTTTAAATTGTTAAGATTAGATTTTTGAGTAGTGATTATATGTGTATCTACTTCAAGTCTTGAAGCATTCATCCCAAGTGGATCTTCTATAAAGTCTTGGTCATCTACTTTGAAATTGAAAGGTAGTGCATGAAGTACTTCAAACTCATTTGGTATGTTAGCGTTATACAGAGAAGTTTGCATTACTTTTTCTATCTCTTTAAAGCTTATTTCTTTGTTTTGGATATTTACTATTCCGTTTGAGTTTAAACTTTTTGTGTAAGCACCAGAAATTGAGACAATAGCAGTTTTAACATCACTTCCCGAGACTCTTTTAGCATCGCTAACTGCAGTTCTTATTGATTTTGATGCTAACTCTATATTGGTAATGCTTCCCTTTTTAAGACCTTGAGCCTTAGAGATTCCAGCACCAGTGATGGCAATTGAATTATCATCACCTATCTCGGCTATAATTGCACATATTTTTGTTGAGCCAATATCAATGGCTAAAACAGTTCTACTCAACTTAGAGTCCTTGGATGAAAATCTCTGTCTTGTACTTGTTTTGTAACTTTTTAATCAAGCCTTCATTAAACATAGCACTTTTTAATCTAACAATAGGATTTTCTTTATTAGTGTTAGTTTTATCAAGCAGTTTTTGTTCCAAGATGTTATAGATAACAATATTTCCATTTTCTAATGCAATAAATCCTCTCTTCTCTTGGGAAATAAATAGTTTACTTAAAAATTCATTTGCATCTTTTAGCTCTAAGTTTGTTAGTTTGTCTGCATCTGTAGCTGTTATAAAACTTGTTTTATAGCCACTAAATGTATCAACTGAGTTTTTTGCTAATTCTAATAATTTAGATCGTTTTTGCTCCTCTACATAAAGCGGCAAAACATCAGCTTTAGCTTCAGCATAGCTTTTAACTTCTGCCGGATTAGTTTTAACCAATTCAAAAGTATAATAATCTTCCCCAACTAAAATAGGTTTTAAGAATGGTGATGTCGTAGTTAATTTTGATATATTTGTTATAACATCACTGTTAAATGGATTATTTGACACAGAGATAGTTGAGCTTTTAACATCAGCATTTTCCAAGGTTCCTTTTTTATATGCTACATATGCTCTTAGAGCCTCTTTCTTTGTCTCTTTAGCATTCAACTCTTCAGTAATTTTATCTTTTGCATTTTCTAATGATAAAATTTTCCCATCAATGTCTTTAAAGTGGGTTTTATTTTCATTGTAGTATTCATTTATTGTATTTGAATCAAACTCTTTTGAAATTTTTGACTGCTTGATAAATTTAATCTCATAGCTAATCTCAGTCATAAAACTGTTTTTTATACCTTCCCAGAAAGACTTCAATAGCTCATCTGAAGTTTCAATATTTATGTCTTTTACACTTAAAAGTTTATAGTTGATTTTATCAGCTATATTTTCAATTGTGTTAATTATTTTCAGTTCACTATCTCTAGCATCAGTAGAAATTAAATTATAAGCTTTTTCAATTAATAACTCTTTTTTTACATCAGTTTCATAATCTTTAAGAGTTAAATTGTTTCTAGATAGTGCTTGTTTATACACCTCTTTGTCAAAAACACCATCTTTAAAGAAGTACTCTTGTGTTTTAATTCTCTCAAGTAGCTCATTATCACTAATCTCAAGATTATAAGACTTTGCAAGGTTTAATATAAGAGCTTGTTGAGTGAGTTGTCTCAGTGCTTGAGATTTGAGTCCAAAACTTTTAGCCTTTTCTTCATCAAAGTTCCCTTGAAACATTTGGCTATATTGATTGTATAGGTTTGAGTAGCTTTTTTGTAGCTCACCCATAGTTATCTCTACGTTTCCAACTTTGGCAACTGCGCCAGCCTTGTCACCATAGCTATATTGTCCCCAGCCAACAAAACCTGCTCCGACAAAAGCTATTGTAGAAATCCAAATTGTAATTATGAGCCATTTTTTATGTCTCTGCATCCATGTAATCATTAAGCAAAACCTTAAGTGTGATATTTTTGTTATTTTAGGTAAATTCGCATTAAAACTTAATAAAGAAGTTAAATCTTTTTAATAACAATAGCAGATATTTTTTTATTAAGTGAACTGTAAAATAAAAAGGGATAAAATCTATAAAAATAAGCTTAAAGGCATAGAAAATGAGTACTGTAGAGAAGTATAAAAATATTGAGAATGAATTACCAAAATTACCAAAGGTTTTATTAAACACTATCCAGTCAGGGGTCTTGGAGATTAAAAGTGTGGATAAGAGTTGCGAAAAATATCTGGATGGATGTTCTAAAATTCCAGAACTGACAAATGCACATTATGTCGTTTATTCTACGTACATAAAAAAAAGTGACCACCAATACGAACAATTTATATTTTTAGACAAAGAAGGTGCAGAAGTTTGTCATGTAAGCGGAAAGCAAATGGAACTATACGGAATTTTGTTGTGTCCCAATTTACCATTTAGTGATGAGTACCAAGCTTCACTTAATGAACATCAATAGTTTAACAAACGTTAATATAATATGAATAATTTAGAGTTAAAAAATAGAGATTTGGATGTTTTATGGCATCCGTGTACACAGATGAAAGATCATGAAACCCTTCCTTTAATACCAATTAAAAAAGCACATGGAGTTTATTTAGAAGATTTTGAGGGTAATAAATTTATTGATGCTATCAGCAGTTGGTGGGTTAATATATTTGGGCATACAAACAGCTATATAAATGAAAAAATAAAAAATCAGTTGGATACTCTAGAACATGTTATATTAGCAGGTTTTACACATGAGCAGGTAGTGAGATTATCTGAGAGGTTAGTAAAACTAACGCCGGATGGTTTGGACAAATGTTTTTATTCAGACAATGGTTCAAGTGCTGTAGAAGTAGCGTTAAAGATGAGTTTTCACGCTCATAAAAATGATGGTAAAGATGGCAAAGATATTTTTGTTTCACTAACAAACTCTTACCATGGTGAGACTATAGGAGCTTTAAGCGTCGGTGACGTAGAACTTTATAAAGAGACCTATGAGCCTCTGTTACTTAAAACAATACAAACTCCGGTACCTAAAGACATGAGCATAGAATCGGCAAGAGAAGCAGCCAAAGAGTTTGAAAAACTTTGTAAACAAAGGTCAAGTGAGATAAGTGCAATAATATTAGAGCCATTAGTTCAAGGTGCTGGGTATATGCACATGTATCATCCGGAATTTTTAGTTCTTGTTAGAGATATATGTGACAGATATGATGTTCACCTTATTGCCGATGAAGTTATGGTTGGTTTTGGAAGGACAGGGGAGTTGTTCGCATGTGAAAAAGCTAAAATAACACCTGACTTTATAGTTCTATCAAAAGGACTCACCGGTGGCTATCTGCCACTATCAGTTGTCCTTACTTCCAATGAAATATATGCAAAGTTTTATTGTGATTATAGTGAACATAAAGCATTCTTACACTCTCACAGCTACACAGGAAATGCTCTTGCTTGCGCAGCTGCAAATGCAACTCTTGACATATTTGAAAATGATGATGTTATAGAAAAAAACAGAGTAATATCAAAATATATGGGTGAAAAGCTTGAGAATTTTAAAAAGCTAAAAAATGTGGCATCAGTTAGACAAACTGGGATGATTTGCGTAGTAGAGTTAAAAGGGTATAGCTCGGCAGAGAGGATAGGATTAAAAGTTTATAATTATGGATTGGAAAATGGTGTTTTATTGCGACCACTTGGACATATAGTCTATTTTATGCCACCATATATCATAACAAATCAAGAGATTGACAAGATGATGGATACAGCCTATGAAGCTATATCGCTTCTCCCTTAGTCAACAGTAGAGTCTTTGACAGAGCCATCAAGAAGCAATAATCTACAACTCTTTTCTAGAATGGCGATTTTTTTAGCCATTTCATGTAAGTCTCTGTTAAATGTATAAACACCATACCCTCTAATAACCATAATATCCGTTTTTTGACTCTGAAAATAGTAGGCAATTTCACTCTGAGCTCTATCATACCAGTCGTCAAACTGTTTTGGGTCTACTATTAGTAGAGAACCTATCTCTTTGTATCCAAAGTAATCTTTTGGAATTATCATATTATGATTTAGGGAATAGGCAGTTGTAAAAGGCGGCATAGTAAAACATATAAATTTAGCATCAGAAATTTGGGAGTAAATGCTGTGATGGATGTTAGCATCAATACTCGCCTGGTTCCATCTATAGTCTTTTTTAAAATACAACTCAATAAGATTTTCGTCGATAGAATCAAAAACAGCCTCTTTAGTGTTAATAAGGAAACGGTTTGATTCAGTTTTGGCAGATAATGAACCATGGTAAATTCCGAAGAAATCTTTTCTAAACATTGAAAGGGCTAGTAAGGATAGCTTTTTTTTAAGATTTTCTCTATTCATGTTTAGCCTTTAATATATTTAGTTTATTTAAACCAGCTTTTCATTTTTTCTATAGCTGAGTCTAGTACGCCTTCGTGTGGTTTTGATTCAATTCCAAAAGATTCTTGAAGCTTTTGTAACAACTCTTTTTGTTCATCATTAAGTTTTGTCGGGTATGTTATGTTCACCTGAGCAATCAAGTTTCCTTTTCCATGTCCGTGAACATCTTCTATACCTTCACCTCTAAATGTAAAGTGTTGTTTGTCTTTTGTTCCAACATCAAGTTTTAACTCTAGCTCACCCGTAAGTGAAGGTATTGTTAAACTCTCGCCAGAAACAGCTTGGGTAAAAAAGACTGGAATAGCGATATAAACATCATTACCTTCTCTTTGAAAGTGCTTATCAGGTTTTACGCTAAAAGTAACATACAAGTCGCCTCTTGTGCCACGTTTGCCTATGTTGCCTTTTCCAGATACTCTTAGGCGATTTCCATCATCAATACCTTTTGGAATTTTAACAGTAACATTACCGCGCTCTTCCTTGTATCCGTCCCCATCACAACTTTTACATGTATCAGCCGGAGCACTCCCGACACCTTGACATGCTGGACAAGTTTGAGAGAAAGTCATAAAGCCCTGTTTTATAAAAACTTGACCTTGACCTTTACACTGCTTACATGTAGATAGTTTTCCATCTTTAGCACCAGTACCTTTACAAGGCTTACAAGCATTTTTATATGTAAACTCTATATCTTTTTCACAACCAAAAATAGCTTCATTGAAACTAAGATACATGTCAACATTCATGTCAAGATTGTATTTTTCCACATCCGCAGGATTTTGACGACGACGACTCTGCCCACCACCAAAACCATTAAACATCTCTTCAAACATTGAACCTAAGTCATCAAAGCCACCAGAAGAACGACTTCCACCGCCCATCCCTTGTAGACCCTCTTTTCCATAGCGGTCATAGACACCACGCTGTTTATCATCACTTAGGCACTGATAAGCTTCGTTGCATAATTTAAATTTATGCTCAGCCTCTTTATCGCCAGGATTTTTATCTGGATGGTAAATCTTAGCCATTGCTCTATAGGCTTTTTTTATTGTTGCTTTGTCTGCATTTTGTGAGACTTCTAATATTTCGTAATAGCTTAAATCTTGCATATTATTATTATATATCCTACATCTTAATTTTCGCAATTATATCGTTTTTAATTTAATATCTGTATAATTCCACCTATGAAATATAATATACTCTTTTTAATAATTCTGATATTTTTTATCGGTTGTACAAAATCTCCGGATGCACTGTTAAAAAGTGTACCCAAAACATATCTCGTAAAAGGTAGCTTTGATGAGTTACCAGAGTATAAAAAAGAGAATTATCTTGTCGCTTTAGACTCTTTTATAAATAGCTGCAAGAGTGAAAAAACAAAAAAAATCTACAAAGATTTATGCCTGCGTGCAGAGCAAGCCTCAGACCCTGAAATATTTTTAACAAATGAGTTCACCCCATATGAAATTACTATGCACAATAGTAAAAATAATACTTTGCTGACAGGCTACTATGAGGCGCATTTAAATGGTTCACTGGTGAAAAAAGAGCCATATGTTTACCCGATATATGAGACCCCTAATGATTTAGTTGTTATTGATTTAGGTGCTCAGTACGGAGAACTTAAAAACTATAGACTTAGAGGCAGGCTGACTGGAAATAGAGTAGTTCCATATTATGATAGAGAAGAGCTACATGTAAAAACTTTAGATGCTAATATTATTTGCTATACAGACTCTAAAGTAGACCTCTTTTTTTTAGAAGTTCAAGGTTCAGGTCGTGTTACATTTGAAAATGGAGAGACTATTTTTATTGGCTACGATAATCAAAACGGACATAAATACAGCTCTATTGGAAAATACTTAGTCCAAATTGGTGAAATATCACAAGAGAAGATATCTTTGCAGTCAATAAAAGAGTGGTTTGAGAAAAATCCATCTAGAGTTGATGAAGTGCTTAATCATAACAAGTCGATGGTTTTTTTTAGACAAAGCAGACAAGAAGCGACCGGGTCCTTAGGATTAGTTCTTACTCCTGAGCGTTCTGTAGCAGTTGACCCAAGCTTTATTCCACTTGGAAGCATGCTATATCTTAGTGCAGAGATCAATAAGAAAAGTGTTAACAGAGTTGTTATGGCACAAGATACTGGTGGAGCGATTAAAGGGAGTGTGAGGGCAGATATGTTTTTAGGTTTTGGTGATGAGGCGCAAGAGATAGCAGGTGAGTTGAAATCACCTTTAAAATTATGGATACTGCTCCCAAAGAACGAGATTAATTAATGAGAGGTTCGTTAAATAAATTTAATAAACTCGTAGAAGCTTTACAGGAACTTCCAACAATAGGAAAAAAATCAGCTACAAGACTTGCTTATCATATGTTAATTAAAGATAGTTTTGTTGGGATGAAGATTTCACATGCAATTGAAGAGGGACTTGGTTGTTTGAAAAAGTGCAGTTCTTGCGGTGGTATGAGCGAAGATGACTTATGTTTTATTTGTTGCGATGAGAGAAGAGATAACTCTTTGCTTTGTATAGTTGAAAATGCAAAGGATATACTTCTCTTGGAGGAGAATGCCCTCTTTGACGGTAGATATTTTGTGCTTGAGTCTTTGGATGAACTTGATATGTCAAGTTTGGTTAAAATGGTAAGCAGTGGCATAAAAGAGGTAGTGTTTGCACTTACACCTTCTATCGCCAATGATGCCGTTATGTTGTATATTGAAGATAAGTTGAGTTCTTTTGATATCAACTATTCAAAAATTGCGCAGGGTGTTCCAACGGGAGTCAGTCTGGAAAATATAGATTTACTCTCTTTGACGAGAGCATTGGAAGATAGGGTGAGGGTATAGATTGAAGTCCATATATTTAGTTTTTTTAATACTAATAACATTTAATTTTAGCGGATGTAGTTTAAAAGATATAAAACAGCCAAATGAGATAGTCCACTCTCAAGAAGATTCACTGCTTAGTGAGTTTGAGAATGAACTTAAAGTAGAAGAGATTTATGATCCATTTGGTGGATACAACAGAATAATGACAAGCTTCAATGATGGTGTTTATGAATATTTCTTAAAACCTGTTTCTAAAGGTTACAAAGCAGTTGTTCATGAAGAGATTAGAATAAGTGTAGGGAATTTTTTTAACAATATCTATTTTCCACAGCGCTTTGTAAATAATCTGTTACAAGGTAAATTTAAAAACGCTTCTGAAGAGACGGGAAGATTTGTAATAAATACTACAGTTGGTCTCTTAGGTCTGTTTGACCCTGCTAAAAGTTATTTTAATCTTGTAGAGCATAAAGAGGACTTTGGTCAAACATTAGGGTTCTACGGTGTAGGCAGTGGACCACATATAGTATTACCACTTTTAGGACCATCAAATTTAAGAGATGCACTAAGTTTATATCCTGATTCTTTGCTAAGTCCAGTTGATTATGAGGACAGAAGTTATTGGACTTTAACTGATACTTGGTTAGAATACACGGCAGTAAGAACATATGAATATGTAAACGCAAATTCACTTGACATAGAAAGATATGAAGAGATGAAAAAAGATGCTGTAGATTTATATCCATTTTTAAGAGATATATATGAGCAGTACAGAGAGAATCAAATTAAGGAGTAGATTAATGAATGAAATATTTAAAAAAGCACTTTTACTA
The sequence above is drawn from the Candidatus Sulfurimonas baltica genome and encodes:
- a CDS encoding peptidylprolyl isomerase; the protein is MITWMQRHKKWLIITIWISTIAFVGAGFVGWGQYSYGDKAGAVAKVGNVEITMGELQKSYSNLYNQYSQMFQGNFDEEKAKSFGLKSQALRQLTQQALILNLAKSYNLEISDNELLERIKTQEYFFKDGVFDKEVYKQALSRNNLTLKDYETDVKKELLIEKAYNLISTDARDSELKIINTIENIADKINYKLLSVKDINIETSDELLKSFWEGIKNSFMTEISYEIKFIKQSKISKEFDSNTINEYYNENKTHFKDIDGKILSLENAKDKITEELNAKETKKEALRAYVAYKKGTLENADVKSSTISVSNNPFNSDVITNISKLTTTSPFLKPILVGEDYYTFELVKTNPAEVKSYAEAKADVLPLYVEEQKRSKLLELAKNSVDTFSGYKTSFITATDADKLTNLELKDANEFLSKLFISQEKRGFIALENGNIVIYNILEQKLLDKTNTNKENPIVRLKSAMFNEGLIKKLQNKYKTEIFIQGL
- a CDS encoding class II aldolase and adducin N-terminal domain-containing protein, with translation MNRENLKKKLSLLALSMFRKDFFGIYHGSLSAKTESNRFLINTKEAVFDSIDENLIELYFKKDYRWNQASIDANIHHSIYSQISDAKFICFTMPPFTTAYSLNHNMIIPKDYFGYKEIGSLLIVDPKQFDDWYDRAQSEIAYYFQSQKTDIMVIRGYGVYTFNRDLHEMAKKIAILEKSCRLLLLDGSVKDSTVD
- the ftsA gene encoding cell division protein FtsA; this translates as MSRTVLAIDIGSTKICAIIAEIGDDNSIAITGAGISKAQGLKKGSITNIELASKSIRTAVSDAKRVSGSDVKTAIVSISGAYTKSLNSNGIVNIQNKEISFKEIEKVMQTSLYNANIPNEFEVLHALPFNFKVDDQDFIEDPLGMNASRLEVDTHIITTQKSNLNNLKKAVRGAGIEVENIVLNSYASSIATLNEDEKALGVALIDMGGNTSNIIIHSGNSIRYNDFLGVASNHVTSDLSMALHTPLNVADSVKLNYGSLLTPSNDLIELPIIGDETTTHEVSLEVVHNVIYARVEETLMILAQFIENSGLKDQIGAGVVLTGGFSQMEGIRDLAVATFGSIPVRIAKPKEMDGLFNNLRSAEYSSAIGLVMYAASSYTQYEIDVNKRVRHSNEEHIQNSSVDFSDDSDIPTPPSPDETKRDRMISISSNKEKKSDEAGTFSKFWNWATQLF
- the dnaJ gene encoding molecular chaperone DnaJ, coding for MQDLSYYEILEVSQNADKATIKKAYRAMAKIYHPDKNPGDKEAEHKFKLCNEAYQCLSDDKQRGVYDRYGKEGLQGMGGGSRSSGGFDDLGSMFEEMFNGFGGGQSRRRQNPADVEKYNLDMNVDMYLSFNEAIFGCEKDIEFTYKNACKPCKGTGAKDGKLSTCKQCKGQGQVFIKQGFMTFSQTCPACQGVGSAPADTCKSCDGDGYKEERGNVTVKIPKGIDDGNRLRVSGKGNIGKRGTRGDLYVTFSVKPDKHFQREGNDVYIAIPVFFTQAVSGESLTIPSLTGELELKLDVGTKDKQHFTFRGEGIEDVHGHGKGNLIAQVNITYPTKLNDEQKELLQKLQESFGIESKPHEGVLDSAIEKMKSWFK
- a CDS encoding ABC transporter ATP-binding protein, encoding MIELKNITKKYEINKNNIITAIDNINLSIKEGELVVLRGPSGSGKSTILSLIAALSKPTSGEVIVDKKRISKLSDDFASDFRRDNIGFIFQKYNLLANLSVKENIILPLIPMNLHVDVIEQKLSRVLDMFHIEHKKDILVKNLSGGEQQRVAIARAYINEPKIILADEPTANLDKNLSLAFIAILKELKAQGRTVVIATHDPVFFTLDIVDREIEINQGVIS
- the ftsZ gene encoding cell division protein FtsZ, yielding MEAFLIEETSSTSGARIIAVGVGGGGGNMIGHMLKEGVKGIEMMLINTDAQALSKSEATSKIQIGVKLTKGLGAGMKPAVGEDSAVENYDEIKNALSGADIVFISAGLGGGTGTGAAPIVAKIAKEVGALTISVVTKPFTFEGPKRLKLAEAGLNELKKESDSIVVIPNDKLLSIIDRKLGLKDSFKIVDSVLAQAVSGTSGIILSNSENDINLDFADLKTVMGHKGMALMGVGEHEGENAAYEAIKAAIESPLLDNMSINGAMGVLVHFNMHPNFPMMEISDAMIVVQESAHDDAEVIFGTSTDETLPENYMKITIVATGFEKDLTNNENFVSETPSPVIKARPRIVVGGDFNSDELDFPSFMRRQQD
- a CDS encoding adenosylmethionine--8-amino-7-oxononanoate transaminase, coding for MNNLELKNRDLDVLWHPCTQMKDHETLPLIPIKKAHGVYLEDFEGNKFIDAISSWWVNIFGHTNSYINEKIKNQLDTLEHVILAGFTHEQVVRLSERLVKLTPDGLDKCFYSDNGSSAVEVALKMSFHAHKNDGKDGKDIFVSLTNSYHGETIGALSVGDVELYKETYEPLLLKTIQTPVPKDMSIESAREAAKEFEKLCKQRSSEISAIILEPLVQGAGYMHMYHPEFLVLVRDICDRYDVHLIADEVMVGFGRTGELFACEKAKITPDFIVLSKGLTGGYLPLSVVLTSNEIYAKFYCDYSEHKAFLHSHSYTGNALACAAANATLDIFENDDVIEKNRVISKYMGEKLENFKKLKNVASVRQTGMICVVELKGYSSAERIGLKVYNYGLENGVLLRPLGHIVYFMPPYIITNQEIDKMMDTAYEAISLLP
- the mltA gene encoding murein transglycosylase A, translated to MKYNILFLIILIFFIGCTKSPDALLKSVPKTYLVKGSFDELPEYKKENYLVALDSFINSCKSEKTKKIYKDLCLRAEQASDPEIFLTNEFTPYEITMHNSKNNTLLTGYYEAHLNGSLVKKEPYVYPIYETPNDLVVIDLGAQYGELKNYRLRGRLTGNRVVPYYDREELHVKTLDANIICYTDSKVDLFFLEVQGSGRVTFENGETIFIGYDNQNGHKYSSIGKYLVQIGEISQEKISLQSIKEWFEKNPSRVDEVLNHNKSMVFFRQSRQEATGSLGLVLTPERSVAVDPSFIPLGSMLYLSAEINKKSVNRVVMAQDTGGAIKGSVRADMFLGFGDEAQEIAGELKSPLKLWILLPKNEIN